Genomic segment of Paenibacillus sp. FSL R5-0912:
TGCGGTAAATCCACAACACTTCGTATGATCGCAGGTCTTGAAGAAATTTCTGAAGGTAAAATGTACATTGGTGACCGTGTAGTGAATGACGTGGCTCCTAAAGACCGCGATATCGCGATGGTATTCCAATCCTACGCCCTGTACCCGCATATGAGCGTGTATCAGAACATGGCTTTCGGTCTGAAACTGCGTAAAGTGAAGAAAGAAGAAATCGACAAGAAAGTACGCGAAGCAGCAAGAATTCTCGATATCGAGCATTTGCTGGAACGCAAACCTAAGGCACTGTCCGGTGGTCAACGCCAACGTGTCGCTCTAGGCCGCGCTATTGTCCGTGATCCGCAAGTCTTCCTGATGGATGAGCCTCTTTCCAACTTGGATGCTAAACTTCGTGGTCAAATGCGTGCTGAAATCACTAAGCTGGTTAAACGCCTTGAAACTACTTGTATCTATGTAACGCATGACCAGACAGAAGCTATGACAATGGGTGACCGTATCGTAGTTATGTACGATGGTATCATTCAACAAGCAGCTTCTCCTGAAGAATTGTACAATGAGCCTACAAACCTGTTCGTTGCAGGATTCATCGGATCCCCAACAATGAACTTTATCAATGGTACACTCTCCGATGTTGGCGGCGCTGTCCGTTTCCGCGCAGATAACCTTGATGTTGAAGTTCCAGGCGGCAAAGCTACAATGCTGCGTAACAAAGGTTATATCGGCAAGGATGTAATCATGGGCGTTCGTCCAGAAGATATTCATGAAGAGCCAGTATTCCTGGAAGCTTCTCCGAATACAATCTTCACTTCGCTCGTTGATGTTACTGAAAACCTTGGTCATGAAATGCTCCTCTACTTGAGCGGCCTTGGCGCTAACACTGTAATTGCCCGTGTAGATGGACGTTCCACTACCCGTGAAGGCAGCAAGCCTAAATTGGCAATCGACATGAACAAAATTCACCTCTTTGATAAAGAATCCGAACTGAACATTCTGCTGGGATAAGACAAAGCACAGTGGGATACAGGTTATAATAGAAGAAAGCCGCCCTCACAGGCGGCTTTTTCTTGTATTGGGCATGTGGAGCCGGAGATAAAACCTATTGGTCCAAAGACCCGGAAAGCAGGGTGTTCCGTCAGGACAGGCTTAGCAATACCATAGGTAATAAGATTGCATTCATAGGCGTTATCAATTAAGATAGCAGGAGAATTACCTGTAGCTGGAATGGGAAAAGTTGTGAACCCGGGTGCAGGAAGCGGACACAACCGCAGGTGACGAAAGGACGGACATACATGGCTAAGAAGGTAAAGGTATCGGAACTGGTACAGCATTTTCAATTAGAGGTTGTTTCCG
This window contains:
- a CDS encoding ABC transporter ATP-binding protein, which codes for MAGVRLEHIFKKYPGSDKATVIDINLDIKDKEFLVLVGPSGCGKSTTLRMIAGLEEISEGKMYIGDRVVNDVAPKDRDIAMVFQSYALYPHMSVYQNMAFGLKLRKVKKEEIDKKVREAARILDIEHLLERKPKALSGGQRQRVALGRAIVRDPQVFLMDEPLSNLDAKLRGQMRAEITKLVKRLETTCIYVTHDQTEAMTMGDRIVVMYDGIIQQAASPEELYNEPTNLFVAGFIGSPTMNFINGTLSDVGGAVRFRADNLDVEVPGGKATMLRNKGYIGKDVIMGVRPEDIHEEPVFLEASPNTIFTSLVDVTENLGHEMLLYLSGLGANTVIARVDGRSTTREGSKPKLAIDMNKIHLFDKESELNILLG